In Salvelinus namaycush isolate Seneca unplaced genomic scaffold, SaNama_1.0 Scaffold430, whole genome shotgun sequence, the following proteins share a genomic window:
- the LOC120041286 gene encoding epoxide hydrolase 1-like, which produces MPKNFARKRDQRYILYRIQCVTTRAGQNDFSEEPPATETSGRRSPKTQTTTIKYINTPNSSNANDISSGQMKSEDVVVSRFSTWTDFNNREDGGLERKFTLTNIMIYYTTGSIVSSMRFYKENLKTNIENRLDNKTGVYVPTGLAAFPNELMHVPQSWARDRFRNIYSYSYMPRGGHFAAFEEPQLLADDLLQFVKKVEKL; this is translated from the exons ATGCCTAAAAACTTCGCAAGAAAAAGGGATCAACGTTACATTCTGTACCGGATTCAATGTGTAACGACTCGAGCTGGACAAAACGACTTCTCAGAAGAACCACCAGCTACAGAAACCTCTGGGCGACGATCCCCAAAAACACAGACAACAACAATCAAATATATAAACACACCAAACAGCTCCAATGCAAATGATATATCTTCAGGTCAGATGAAATCCGAAGATGTCGTAGTAAGCAG GTTCTCCACCTGGACTGACTTCAACAACAGGGAAGATGGGGGGCTGGAGAG GAAGTTCACCCTGACCAACATCATGATCTACTATACCACCGGCTCCATCGTGTCCTCCATGAGGTTCTACAAGGAGAACTTAAAGACCAACATTGAGAACAGACTGGATAATAA GACTGGGGTGTATGTGCCTACAGGCCTGGCCGCGTTTCCCAACGAGCTAATGCACGTGCCCCAGTCGTGGGCCAGAGACAGGTTCAGGAACATCTACTCCTACTCTTACATGCCCCGAGGAGGCCACTTCGCCGCCTTCGAGGAGCCACAGCTCCTGGCTGACGACCTGCTGCAGTTTGTGAAGAAGGTGGAGAAGTTGTAG